From one Solanum lycopersicum chromosome 12, SLM_r2.1 genomic stretch:
- the LOC138340320 gene encoding uncharacterized protein, with protein MNPPPLMDENISPALFQIAQAITTQAQAATAQAQPMTSQANREVVPHPNQQVATMASRLRDFAKMNPPTLYGSMVEEDLQEFIDEVYKILLAMGLSTSEKAELATYQLKDVAQAWYVQWRDNRPSRGGSVTWEIFKKAFLDLFFLREMRVAKVVEFISLPQGGMSVHEYSLKLTKLSKYAPSLVSDHRDEMICFVTGVL; from the coding sequence AtgaatcctcctcctttgatgGATGAGAATATAAGTCCCGCTCTTTTTCAAATTGCTCAAGCCAtcactactcaagcacaagccgCCACTGCTCAAGCCCAACCTATGACGTCCCAAGCTAACCGAGAGGTTGTACCCCATCCAAATCAACAAGTGGCTACCATGGCCTCCCGTCTAAGGGATTTCGCTaagatgaaccctcctactttatACGGGTCTATGGTTGAAGAAGACctccaagagttcattgatgaagtctaTAAGATACTCTTGGCTATGGGGTTATCCactagtgagaaggccgagttagccacttatcaactcaaggatgtggctcaagcatggtatgtccaatggagggataataggccatCAAGAGGTGGTtcggtgacttgggagatcttcaagaaggcttttcttgatctGTTCTTTCTTAGGGAGATGAGGGTAGCTAAAGTGGTGGAGTTTATCAGTCTTCCCCagggaggtatgagtgttcatgaatactccttgaaactcactaaattgtcaaaatatgctccttctttggtctcCGATCATAGAGATGAAATGATCTGCTTTGTGACGGGGGTGTTGTAG